One Candidatus Nitrososphaera evergladensis SR1 genomic window carries:
- a CDS encoding VOC family protein, translating into MVEEWHLPLAGVLAYLAQTKRNSNSCNKRLGAKRNSLERQETEEGDDDDSMRVYRISAITLKVDKMESSCQFYSKIPGFRIVYGGAPSDAFSTFEVGEGERKAYLNLELAERAGRKTVKLDNNKHHHHYTVVDQQQSLDHDENLEKAMKTTTGTEREKERGGKQGSRSDFGRIILHTENVDDLYEHMRKDEFLSNHAIFETEPVDAPWGERFFHIREPNGYQLSFAQPLRR; encoded by the coding sequence TTGGTTGAGGAGTGGCATCTGCCATTGGCTGGCGTTTTAGCCTATCTGGCCCAGACAAAGAGAAATAGCAATTCATGCAATAAAAGACTTGGTGCAAAGAGAAATTCTCTCGAGAGACAAGAGACAGAAGAAGGCGATGATGACGATAGTATGAGAGTTTACCGTATTTCTGCCATTACGCTCAAAGTAGACAAGATGGAAAGTTCGTGCCAGTTTTATTCGAAAATACCAGGCTTTAGAATTGTCTATGGAGGTGCCCCTAGCGACGCCTTTTCAACATTTGAGGTAGGCGAAGGAGAGAGGAAGGCGTACCTCAATTTAGAGTTGGCAGAGAGGGCAGGTAGAAAGACCGTCAAGCTGGATAACAACAAACATCATCATCACTACACGGTCGTTGACCAGCAGCAAAGCCTTGATCATGATGAAAATTTGGAAAAGGCGATGAAAACAACAACAGGCACAGAACGAGAAAAAGAAAGAGGAGGGAAGCAAGGAAGCAGAAGCGATTTTGGAAGAATAATACTCCATACAGAGAACGTTGATGACCTCTACGAGCATATGAGGAAGGACGAATTTTTATCAAATCACGCGATATTTGAGACGGAGCCTGTCGACGCGCCTTGGGGCGAAAGATTCTTTCACATTAGAGAACCTAACGGTTACCAATTGTCTTTTGCCCAGCCTCTAAGGCGGTAA